In the Nothobranchius furzeri strain GRZ-AD chromosome 15, NfurGRZ-RIMD1, whole genome shotgun sequence genome, one interval contains:
- the LOC107391107 gene encoding sushi domain-containing protein 3 isoform X2 has product MSGATAATADGSRTELKKTDKSRAGKKDHWQLQCSPIPLPALGTQRIIQGNGTNVGSIVSLQCPARHKLVGKDLMCVMGSNSTQWVGQTYCQPLSFYEDYGFRVAVLSSIISSGIILLLSVAFITCCLLNCIKEDSKKRFDRKADAEQQEVSHSYKGRNNNNNNTQEKTLPSWDAAYPAQCENMRPCRGQQLYNYCPQLSHAAFPGHENEQPFLPGHLDSCPLNYSGPPMSSCQTSSSDLLKVSADKPGSAQQSVRS; this is encoded by the exons ATGTCCGGAGCCACGGCCGCAACAGCGGATGGATCCAGGACTGAGTTGAAGAAAACGGATAAGAGTCGAGCCGGGAAGAAAG ATCATTGGCAGCTTCAGTGCTCCCCCATCCCACTGCCAGCACTGGGCACCCAAAGGATCATTCAGGGCAATGGCACCAATGTAGGATCTATCGTTTCTCTGCAGTGTCCAGCCAGACACAAACTGGTGGGCAAAGATCTGATGTGTGTTATGGGTTCCAACAGCACCCAGTGGGTGGGGCAAACCTACTGTCAAC CTCTGTCCTTCTATGAAGATTATGGTTTCCGTGTGGCTGTCCTGTCATCCATCATTAGCTCAGGCATCATACTGCTTCTGTCTGTGGCGTTTATCACCTGCTGTTTACTCAACTGCATCAAAGAAGACTCAAAGAAAAGGTTTGACAG AAAAGCAGACGCTGAGCAGCAGGAAGTCAGCCACTCTTATAAAGGccggaacaacaacaacaacaacactcaGGAGAAGACGCTTCCTTCATGGGATGCTGCTTATCCAGCACAGTGTGAAAACATGCGACCCTGCAG AGGCCAGCAGCTGTACAACTATTGTCCTCAGCTGTCTCATGCTGCTTTTCCTGGACATGAGAATGAGCAGCCCTTCTTACCTGGACACCTGGACTCCTGTCCCCTCAACTACTCAGGACCTCCTATGTCCTCCTGTCAAACTAGCAGCTCAGACCTCCTCAAGGTCTCAGCAGATAAGCCTGGGTCAGCACAGCAGTCTGTCAGAAGTTAA
- the gpr182 gene encoding G-protein coupled receptor 182 — MSAHEHNHSDFLNGTPWFVYECTIKLDESYRRIALFLLYLFIFMVGLLENLLVVWVNWRRRHSANGVLFCIINVSLSDLMVIVILPFFMMEVTMDRVWLWGRFLCKVTNLIYVVNFYSSSFFLAFMTLERYLALTRPSCPSIFPVIGRRRWLLCGGLWAFSLFLALMENVHVDLLEWEEPGCYMMPDYSYTEWFVSVSFLCMIFQFLIPAAVIITCNVLIARAVKTAPDVEGQRDVWLVHIYSLVFVTCWLPYHLIMLLMIIDDINPFIFSCNTVEVLYFSYIVAQGFSLLHCVANPLLYNFLSKTFRNNLINAVISSLPKDGNLDQVEVGPKPNTPNGGNGGQGKQRKISNASTSQSDVGS, encoded by the coding sequence ATGAGTGCCCACGAGCATAACCACTCAGACTTCCTGAATGGAACGCCGTGGTTTGTCTACGAGTGCACCATCAAGCTGGATGAGAGCTACAGACGCATCGCCCTCTTCCTGCTCTACCTGTTCATCTTCATGGTGGGCCTACTGGAGAACCTGCTGGTGGTCTGGGTAAACTGGCGCCGGCGTCACTCGGCCAATGGGGTGCTTTTCTGCATCATCAACGTAAGCCTTTCGGACCTGATGGTGATCGTAATCCTGCCTTTCTTCATGATGGAGGTGACCATGGACAGGGTTTGGCTGTGGGGACGCTTTCTCTGCAAGGTGACCAATCTCATCTATGTGGTGAACTTCTACAGCAGCTCCTTTTTCCTGGCCTTCATGACCTTGGAGCGCTATCTGGCCCTGACCAGACCTTCGTGCCCATCCATCTTCCCAGTAATAGGCAGGCGCCGCTGGCTGCTCTGTGGAGGCCTGTGGGCATTCTCCCTGTTTCTGGCCCTAATGGAGAACGTCCATGTGGATCTCCTGGAGTGGGAAGAACCGGGCTGCTACATGATGCCTGATTACAGCTACACTGAGTGGTTTGTTTCTGTGTCCTTCCTCTGCATGATATTCCAGTTTCTTATCCCAGCCGCAGTCATCATCACCTGCAACGTGCTGATTGCCCGAGCTGTTAAAACAGCCCCAGATGTGGAAGGTCAGCGGGACGTGTGGCTGGTCCACATTTACTCCTTGGTGTTTGTCACGTGCTGGCTCCCCTACCATCTGATTATGCTGCTGATGATCATAGACGACATCAACCCCTTCATCTTCAGCTGCAACACTGTGGAAGTCCTCTACTTCTCCTACATCGTGGCTCAGGGCTTTTCCCTTTTACACTGCGTCGCCAACCCTCTGCTTTACAACTTCCTCAGCAAGACCTTTCGGAACAACCTGATCAACGCGGTGATAAGCTCCTTACCCAAAGATGGAAATTTGGATCAGGTGGAAGTGGGACCTAAGCCCAACACTCCTAATGGAGGGAACGGAGGCCAAGGGAAGCAGCGCAAGATAAGTAATGCGAGCACCAGTCAGTCTGATGTGGGTTCTTAA
- the LOC107391107 gene encoding sushi domain-containing protein 3 isoform X1 — MSGATAATADGSRTELKKTDKSRAGKKDHWQLQCSPIPLPALGTQRIIQGNGTNVGSIVSLQCPARHKLVGKDLMCVMGSNSTQWVGQTYCQPLSFYEDYGFRVAVLSSIISSGIILLLSVAFITCCLLNCIKEDSKKRFDSRKADAEQQEVSHSYKGRNNNNNNTQEKTLPSWDAAYPAQCENMRPCRGQQLYNYCPQLSHAAFPGHENEQPFLPGHLDSCPLNYSGPPMSSCQTSSSDLLKVSADKPGSAQQSVRS; from the exons ATGTCCGGAGCCACGGCCGCAACAGCGGATGGATCCAGGACTGAGTTGAAGAAAACGGATAAGAGTCGAGCCGGGAAGAAAG ATCATTGGCAGCTTCAGTGCTCCCCCATCCCACTGCCAGCACTGGGCACCCAAAGGATCATTCAGGGCAATGGCACCAATGTAGGATCTATCGTTTCTCTGCAGTGTCCAGCCAGACACAAACTGGTGGGCAAAGATCTGATGTGTGTTATGGGTTCCAACAGCACCCAGTGGGTGGGGCAAACCTACTGTCAAC CTCTGTCCTTCTATGAAGATTATGGTTTCCGTGTGGCTGTCCTGTCATCCATCATTAGCTCAGGCATCATACTGCTTCTGTCTGTGGCGTTTATCACCTGCTGTTTACTCAACTGCATCAAAGAAGACTCAAAGAAAAGGTTTGACAG CAGAAAAGCAGACGCTGAGCAGCAGGAAGTCAGCCACTCTTATAAAGGccggaacaacaacaacaacaacactcaGGAGAAGACGCTTCCTTCATGGGATGCTGCTTATCCAGCACAGTGTGAAAACATGCGACCCTGCAG AGGCCAGCAGCTGTACAACTATTGTCCTCAGCTGTCTCATGCTGCTTTTCCTGGACATGAGAATGAGCAGCCCTTCTTACCTGGACACCTGGACTCCTGTCCCCTCAACTACTCAGGACCTCCTATGTCCTCCTGTCAAACTAGCAGCTCAGACCTCCTCAAGGTCTCAGCAGATAAGCCTGGGTCAGCACAGCAGTCTGTCAGAAGTTAA